Proteins co-encoded in one Novosphingobium sp. PP1Y genomic window:
- a CDS encoding sigma-54-dependent Fis family transcriptional regulator, whose protein sequence is MKLLPGYADLTNRLRFSPEQGRIWRDSERCVLLSQSALTTLRSQLVAQIGQARARQLFWEMGFAEGARCAVEAKELRPDRDFLEAFAFGPQAHALTGFGWTEIETLDSDSASGHFRGSFLVHDAIEAAIHLATDGVSADPVCWLQTGFASGFASTFAGQPIVMREIECQGMGDAACLLHARPEAEWPELDDVENSAVPLAAPCRRSDSQEIVPGVSAGYHAVRNMIERAAGTDASLLFLGETGVGKEVFAKLAHRLSLRKDAPFVALNCAAIPEGLIEAELFGVAKGAYTSAVASRPGRFELAHGGTLFLDEISMLSPLAQSKVLRAIQEGEFERVGDTRTTRVDVRLLAASNVDLEQAVDEGNFRADLFFRLATLPIRVPPLRQRREDIPGLMEHFRAKYALRHHRKATGFTARSINALLMHDFPGNVRELERMVERAVLLVDEGEAIDIRHLFLGSDRGRIRAGLALTDDGRVAGTETGPDQTQSISQLVGLLRENGEGLKAVESMMVRAALEAARGNVAQAARDLGLTRRQLASRLEKMGL, encoded by the coding sequence ATGAAGCTCCTTCCCGGCTATGCCGACCTGACCAACCGTCTGCGCTTTTCGCCAGAGCAGGGCCGCATCTGGCGCGACAGCGAACGGTGCGTGCTGTTGAGCCAATCGGCCCTGACCACGCTGCGCAGCCAGCTGGTGGCGCAGATCGGCCAGGCCAGGGCACGGCAGCTGTTCTGGGAAATGGGTTTTGCCGAGGGTGCGCGCTGCGCGGTGGAGGCCAAGGAACTGCGGCCCGACCGGGACTTTCTCGAAGCCTTTGCTTTCGGGCCCCAGGCCCATGCCCTGACCGGGTTTGGCTGGACCGAGATCGAGACGCTCGACAGCGATTCCGCCAGCGGCCACTTCCGCGGCAGTTTCCTTGTCCACGACGCGATCGAGGCGGCGATCCATCTGGCGACCGACGGGGTCAGCGCAGATCCGGTCTGCTGGCTGCAAACCGGGTTTGCGAGCGGATTTGCCAGTACGTTCGCCGGTCAGCCAATCGTGATGCGCGAGATCGAGTGCCAGGGCATGGGCGACGCCGCATGCCTGCTGCATGCCAGGCCTGAAGCCGAATGGCCCGAGCTTGACGACGTAGAGAATTCGGCGGTGCCGCTGGCTGCACCATGCCGGCGGTCCGATTCGCAGGAAATCGTTCCGGGCGTGTCGGCAGGCTATCATGCTGTGCGCAACATGATCGAGCGCGCGGCGGGGACCGATGCCAGCCTGCTGTTTCTGGGCGAAACCGGAGTGGGCAAGGAAGTGTTCGCCAAATTGGCGCACCGCTTGAGTCTCAGGAAGGATGCGCCCTTCGTCGCGCTCAATTGTGCGGCGATACCCGAAGGGCTGATCGAGGCGGAATTGTTCGGTGTGGCGAAGGGGGCCTACACGAGCGCGGTTGCGAGCCGCCCGGGCCGGTTCGAGTTGGCACATGGTGGGACGCTGTTTCTCGACGAAATCTCGATGCTTTCGCCGTTGGCCCAGAGCAAGGTCTTGCGGGCCATTCAGGAAGGCGAATTCGAGCGAGTCGGCGATACTAGGACAACCAGAGTCGATGTGCGGTTGCTTGCGGCATCCAATGTCGACCTTGAACAGGCCGTGGACGAGGGGAATTTTCGCGCCGACCTGTTCTTCCGCCTCGCGACCCTGCCGATCCGGGTTCCGCCGCTGCGGCAGCGCCGCGAGGACATTCCCGGCTTGATGGAACATTTTCGGGCGAAATATGCCCTGCGCCACCATCGCAAGGCGACTGGCTTCACCGCTCGATCAATCAATGCCCTGCTGATGCACGATTTCCCTGGCAATGTCAGAGAACTGGAACGCATGGTCGAGCGTGCGGTCCTGCTGGTGGACGAAGGCGAGGCGATCGACATCCGGCACCTGTTCCTTGGCTCGGATCGTGGGCGAATCAGGGCGGGACTGGCCCTGACCGACGACGGGCGGGTGGCAGGCACCGAAACTGGCCCGGACCAGACCCAGTCGATCAGCCAGTTGGTGGGCCTGTTGCGGGAAAACGGGGAAGGGCTGAAAGCAGTCGAAAGCATGATGGTTCGGGCAGCACTCGAAGCTGCACGCGGGAATGTGGCGCAGGCGGCACGGGACCTGGGCCTGACCCGCCGGCAGCTTGCCTCGCGGCTGGAAAAAATGGGACTATAG
- a CDS encoding NAD(P)/FAD-dependent oxidoreductase, with the protein MGENLVRSIAVVGANLAGGRAVEALRQSGFDGRIALIGEEPWRPYERPPLSKEVLWDPANVPDNFFLQDEAWYEDNRIDMRLGIRAEAIDLVSGGVRLAGGELVQADRILLATGGHARKLNLAGADCANVHYLRTRDDATRMALDLREGASIVIVGMGVIGAEVAASAVKLGCKVTVVEPMPVPMERALGRRFGQWLGDEHRKRGVTTHFNCGVTGFRFADNRVSAVETDDGTVIPCDAVIVGVGIVPATSLARDAGIEVNNGIIVDRRCQTSNPAIFAAGDVAEQDGFFGGRFRQETYQNAADQAQAAALAMLGQEVSYCKPMWYWSDQFDLNIQFCGQIPVEAEVAIRGEMDSNAFVAFFLAGETIEGVLTVNRAPDMGVGKRLVERRARASAASLADAGVSLRDLLRQAG; encoded by the coding sequence ATGGGAGAAAACTTGGTGCGCTCGATTGCGGTAGTTGGTGCAAATCTGGCCGGTGGGCGGGCGGTCGAAGCCTTGCGTCAGTCCGGGTTCGATGGACGGATCGCCCTGATCGGCGAAGAACCGTGGCGTCCCTACGAGCGGCCGCCGCTGTCCAAGGAAGTGCTGTGGGATCCGGCCAATGTTCCGGACAACTTCTTCCTGCAGGACGAAGCCTGGTACGAGGACAACCGGATCGACATGCGGCTGGGCATACGCGCCGAAGCGATCGACCTTGTCAGCGGCGGCGTGCGTCTGGCGGGCGGCGAACTGGTGCAGGCGGACCGGATACTGCTCGCCACGGGCGGCCATGCCCGCAAACTCAACCTTGCCGGAGCCGATTGCGCCAACGTCCACTACCTGCGCACGCGCGACGATGCGACCCGCATGGCGCTTGACCTGCGCGAAGGGGCCAGCATCGTGATCGTCGGCATGGGCGTGATCGGTGCAGAAGTCGCCGCCAGCGCGGTGAAGCTTGGCTGCAAGGTCACCGTCGTCGAGCCGATGCCGGTGCCGATGGAGCGCGCACTCGGCCGGCGCTTTGGGCAATGGCTGGGCGATGAACATCGCAAGCGGGGCGTGACGACCCACTTCAACTGCGGCGTGACCGGCTTCAGGTTTGCCGACAACCGCGTGAGCGCGGTCGAGACGGACGATGGCACGGTGATCCCCTGCGATGCCGTCATCGTGGGGGTGGGGATCGTGCCGGCCACTTCGCTGGCCCGCGATGCCGGGATCGAGGTCAACAACGGGATCATCGTCGATCGCCGCTGCCAGACCAGCAATCCGGCAATATTCGCGGCGGGCGACGTGGCCGAGCAGGACGGGTTTTTCGGCGGACGGTTCCGCCAGGAAACCTACCAGAACGCGGCGGACCAGGCGCAGGCGGCCGCCCTCGCGATGCTGGGGCAGGAGGTCTCCTACTGCAAGCCGATGTGGTACTGGAGCGACCAGTTCGATCTCAACATCCAGTTCTGCGGGCAGATTCCGGTGGAGGCCGAGGTGGCGATCCGTGGCGAGATGGACAGCAACGCCTTCGTCGCCTTCTTCCTGGCGGGCGAGACGATCGAAGGTGTTCTGACCGTCAATCGCGCCCCTGACATGGGGGTTGGCAAGCGGCTCGTCGAACGCCGGGCCCGCGCCAGCGCGGCAAGCCTAGCCGACGCGGGCGTGTCCTTGCGGGATCTGCTCAGGCAGGCTGGCTGA
- a CDS encoding 1,6-dihydroxycyclohexa-2,4-diene-1-carboxylate dehydrogenase, protein MGERLDVTVLKRFHGKVAVVTGGAQGIGLATAKRLAAEGAAVVIADRASEAAEAAVGLLKADGCEAMAVAVDLEHCDGAVELYQAVIERFGRIDVAVHNVGGTIWAKPYWDYTPQEIIAEINRSLWPTLWCCHAVLPHMLAAGRGAIVNIGSVATRGVNRAPYAAAKGGVAALTAALSLELEASGIRVNCVAPGGVNVTRVTPRNPAPPTEADRVGFGQVMEQTLRDTPMARFGEPEELAAAICFFASDDASYITGQTLFVAGGGVG, encoded by the coding sequence ATGGGGGAGCGACTGGACGTGACTGTGCTCAAGCGATTTCATGGCAAGGTGGCGGTGGTGACAGGCGGGGCGCAGGGAATCGGTCTGGCGACTGCAAAACGTCTGGCAGCTGAAGGTGCGGCTGTCGTGATCGCGGACCGGGCGAGCGAAGCGGCAGAGGCAGCCGTCGGCCTGCTCAAGGCGGATGGCTGCGAGGCCATGGCAGTCGCGGTGGACCTGGAGCACTGTGACGGCGCGGTCGAACTGTATCAGGCGGTCATCGAGCGCTTCGGGCGAATCGACGTTGCCGTCCACAACGTCGGCGGAACGATCTGGGCCAAGCCCTACTGGGACTACACCCCGCAGGAAATCATCGCGGAAATCAACCGGTCGCTGTGGCCGACACTGTGGTGCTGCCACGCGGTTCTGCCCCACATGCTGGCGGCAGGGCGTGGCGCGATCGTCAACATCGGGTCGGTTGCGACACGCGGCGTCAACCGGGCCCCCTATGCCGCCGCAAAGGGCGGCGTCGCCGCGTTGACCGCTGCCCTTTCGCTCGAACTCGAAGCCAGCGGCATCCGGGTCAACTGTGTCGCGCCGGGCGGGGTGAACGTGACCAGGGTCACCCCGCGCAACCCGGCTCCGCCCACCGAAGCCGATCGCGTTGGGTTCGGCCAGGTGATGGAGCAGACCTTGCGCGATACGCCGATGGCCCGGTTTGGCGAGCCCGAGGAACTGGCCGCAGCCATCTGCTTCTTCGCCTCCGACGATGCGTCCTATATCACGGGCCAGACGCTCTTCGTGGCTGGAGGCGGCGTCGGCTGA
- a CDS encoding dihydrodipicolinate synthase family protein: MAKTLLSAADVKGAWAIIPTPAKDNASDWRATKTVDLDETARVVNGLIDAGINGILSMGTLGEAATMTHDEKLDFMKALVDAAAGRVPVFVGTTCINTRDTVALTREALALGADGTMLGVPMWCAPSLDVAVQFYKDVAEAVPEMNIAIYANPEAFKFDFPRSFWAQVAEIPQVVTAKYIGVGNLLPDLAAIRGRIKLLPIDFDYYGAARMDDSIDAFWSSGAVCHPLVTTTLRDLVAKARASGDWSAAKAFMGRLGPTAAPLFPNGSFKEFSTYNIPLEKARMDAGGWMKAGPVRPPYHLCPEPYLAGARQSGQMWAELGKALEAEALGAAA; the protein is encoded by the coding sequence ATGGCCAAGACCCTGTTGAGCGCCGCCGATGTCAAGGGCGCCTGGGCAATCATTCCGACCCCGGCCAAGGACAACGCTTCGGATTGGCGGGCAACCAAAACGGTCGATCTCGACGAAACCGCGCGCGTGGTCAACGGACTGATCGACGCCGGGATCAACGGCATCCTGAGCATGGGAACGCTTGGCGAAGCGGCAACCATGACCCATGACGAAAAGCTCGATTTCATGAAGGCGCTGGTCGATGCGGCGGCTGGCCGGGTTCCGGTCTTCGTCGGCACGACTTGCATCAACACCCGCGATACGGTGGCGCTGACGCGCGAAGCGCTTGCTCTCGGCGCCGACGGAACGATGCTCGGCGTGCCGATGTGGTGCGCGCCTAGCCTCGACGTTGCTGTCCAGTTCTACAAGGACGTGGCAGAGGCCGTGCCGGAAATGAACATCGCGATCTATGCGAACCCGGAAGCCTTCAAGTTCGATTTCCCGCGCTCGTTCTGGGCGCAGGTCGCGGAAATCCCGCAGGTGGTGACGGCCAAGTACATCGGCGTCGGCAACCTGCTGCCGGATCTGGCCGCGATCCGTGGCCGGATCAAGCTGCTGCCGATCGACTTCGACTATTACGGCGCGGCGCGGATGGATGATTCGATCGATGCGTTCTGGTCGAGCGGGGCGGTCTGCCATCCCCTGGTGACGACGACCCTGCGCGATCTGGTCGCCAAGGCCCGCGCGAGCGGCGACTGGAGCGCGGCCAAGGCGTTCATGGGCCGCCTCGGTCCGACGGCGGCTCCGCTGTTCCCGAACGGCAGCTTCAAGGAATTCTCGACCTACAACATTCCGTTGGAAAAGGCGCGGATGGATGCCGGCGGCTGGATGAAGGCGGGGCCGGTGCGTCCGCCCTATCACCTCTGCCCCGAGCCCTATCTTGCGGGCGCGCGCCAATCCGGTCAGATGTGGGCCGAACTGGGCAAGGCGCTTGAAGCCGAAGCCTTGGGGGCTGCCGCCTAG
- a CDS encoding aromatic ring-hydroxylating dioxygenase subunit alpha — protein sequence MTETGLTWPKNFNEIPKAAFTRKDIYAEEMKRIFFGQEWHPVAHESELPNPGDFKTFRLAGVPLLIARDMEGVVRVFYNACSHRGNQLETAVMGNKTEFECPYHRWLFDAKGDLVGCPNHRDFLPGFDKSDYPLAQPRFDSFYGLIFVTLSAETETLREFLGDAQNTLRELMGGDGKLRLLGYQKVRYDSNWKSYTDNDGYHAPLLHQAFKLLNWQGGKGRQFAATKHGHICFESALSVVSGPTVLKDDSLIAFKGQDPAVGSRIVSLFPTFVSTKHLDVINLRFATPVDEETVEVHYAYFAHQDDDEDMVRHRLRQSSNLLGPCGLISMEDASIFHRIHIGNHTPGNAIFQKGVHDQSKLESEFLQNDESGNLPRWEYYRSVMGFERAEA from the coding sequence ATGACCGAGACTGGATTGACCTGGCCCAAGAACTTCAACGAGATTCCCAAAGCGGCGTTCACGCGCAAGGACATCTATGCGGAAGAGATGAAGCGCATCTTTTTCGGGCAGGAATGGCATCCTGTCGCGCATGAAAGCGAATTGCCCAATCCGGGCGATTTCAAGACCTTCCGCCTGGCCGGCGTTCCACTGCTGATCGCCCGCGACATGGAAGGCGTGGTGCGGGTGTTCTACAATGCCTGTTCGCATCGCGGCAACCAGCTCGAAACCGCAGTGATGGGGAACAAGACCGAGTTCGAATGCCCCTATCACCGCTGGTTGTTCGATGCGAAGGGCGACCTGGTCGGTTGCCCCAACCATCGCGATTTCCTGCCCGGCTTTGACAAGTCCGACTATCCTCTAGCGCAGCCGCGGTTCGACAGCTTCTACGGTCTTATTTTCGTGACTCTGTCGGCGGAAACCGAAACGTTGCGGGAATTCCTCGGCGATGCGCAGAACACCTTGCGCGAACTGATGGGCGGGGACGGCAAGCTCAGACTGCTGGGCTACCAGAAGGTGCGGTACGACAGCAACTGGAAGTCCTATACCGACAACGACGGCTATCATGCACCGTTGCTCCATCAGGCATTCAAGCTGCTCAATTGGCAAGGCGGCAAGGGACGCCAGTTCGCCGCAACGAAACATGGCCACATCTGCTTCGAATCGGCGCTGTCGGTGGTCAGTGGTCCGACGGTGCTCAAGGACGATTCGCTGATCGCCTTCAAGGGGCAGGATCCGGCGGTCGGATCGCGCATCGTTTCGCTCTTTCCGACCTTCGTTTCGACCAAGCATCTCGACGTGATCAACCTGCGCTTCGCGACCCCGGTCGACGAGGAGACGGTGGAAGTGCACTACGCCTATTTCGCGCACCAGGACGACGATGAGGACATGGTCCGCCATCGCCTGCGGCAAAGTTCCAACCTGCTGGGTCCGTGCGGTCTGATCAGCATGGAGGACGCATCGATCTTCCATCGCATCCATATCGGCAACCACACGCCCGGCAATGCGATTTTCCAGAAGGGCGTGCACGACCAGTCGAAGCTGGAGTCGGAGTTCCTCCAAAACGACGAGAGCGGCAATCTTCCCCGCTGGGAATATTACCGATCGGTGATGGGTTTCGAGAGGGCCGAGGCATGA
- a CDS encoding aromatic-ring-hydroxylating dioxygenase subunit beta: MMQTDTALEAALDALLLADASALDGKDMQGWLANYSEEDEASYICRSAENSENGLALGFMYDDCRSRLEDRVTFVNNIWVGTFQDYRTRHFVQRVEYRRVDAATISVRSNFSVFMTPTDSGITQVLAAGQYLDTVRLDKAGGLKLLSRRAELDTSVLPRYLVYPI; this comes from the coding sequence ATGATGCAAACCGACACTGCGCTCGAAGCCGCGCTCGATGCCCTCTTGCTGGCCGATGCCAGCGCGCTCGATGGCAAGGACATGCAGGGCTGGCTGGCCAACTATTCCGAGGAAGACGAGGCTTCCTACATCTGCCGTTCGGCCGAAAATTCGGAAAACGGTCTCGCCCTGGGGTTCATGTACGACGATTGCCGATCCCGGCTCGAGGATCGCGTCACCTTCGTCAACAACATCTGGGTCGGGACCTTCCAGGACTATCGCACCCGCCACTTTGTCCAGCGCGTCGAGTACCGGCGCGTCGATGCCGCGACCATTTCGGTGCGATCGAATTTCTCGGTGTTCATGACGCCCACCGACAGCGGCATCACCCAGGTCCTGGCCGCGGGTCAATATCTGGATACCGTCCGTTTGGACAAGGCCGGCGGATTGAAGTTGCTGTCCAGACGGGCCGAACTCGATACGTCCGTGCTTCCCCGGTACCTGGTCTATCCAATTTGA
- a CDS encoding amidohydrolase family protein: MIIDAHAHLVAPAALYSHRSNLVVSGGQYGTSYRAQVPDRLLEESAEQNVRIMDAVGTDLQLLSPRPFLTLNGTARWNDIVDWTCDTNDMIARTIRMHPNRFRGVGALPQQAGRPVTSLFDEIERVVDELGFVGVLLNPDPSEGMNGSPPLGDPYWYPLYEKLCELDLPAHIHSGQCCNGRETYDEHFIAEEGLAITSIYRADVFDRFPDLKLMISHGGGPIPYQIGRWRSHREMARAQGRVAADAPQFDEILRKFWFDTVLHNPDSLALLFKTVGHDRCCFGTERPGSGDGIDPVSGRHYDDLKPVIEALPSLDQAALNGVFEGNARRLFSRLDV, translated from the coding sequence ATGATAATCGACGCCCATGCTCACCTTGTCGCGCCTGCAGCGCTTTATTCGCACAGAAGCAACCTCGTCGTTTCTGGGGGGCAATATGGCACCAGCTATCGTGCGCAGGTACCCGATCGTCTGCTGGAAGAGAGCGCGGAACAGAATGTCAGGATTATGGATGCAGTGGGGACCGACCTGCAGCTGCTTTCCCCGCGACCTTTTCTGACCTTGAATGGCACCGCCAGGTGGAATGATATCGTCGACTGGACATGTGACACAAACGACATGATTGCCCGGACGATTCGGATGCATCCGAACCGCTTCCGGGGAGTGGGAGCCTTGCCACAGCAAGCGGGGCGACCGGTCACTTCGTTGTTCGATGAAATCGAGCGGGTGGTGGACGAGCTTGGTTTCGTGGGCGTCTTGCTGAACCCTGACCCGAGTGAGGGGATGAACGGATCGCCTCCGCTCGGCGATCCCTATTGGTACCCGTTGTACGAGAAATTGTGTGAGTTGGATCTTCCCGCTCATATTCATTCGGGACAATGCTGCAACGGGCGCGAGACCTATGATGAGCATTTCATTGCAGAAGAGGGACTTGCGATTACCTCCATCTACCGGGCCGACGTGTTCGACCGGTTTCCCGATCTCAAGTTGATGATTAGCCATGGCGGCGGTCCCATTCCCTATCAGATCGGACGGTGGCGCTCACACCGGGAAATGGCTCGGGCCCAAGGACGCGTCGCTGCCGATGCGCCCCAATTCGATGAAATTCTCCGAAAATTCTGGTTTGATACGGTCCTTCATAACCCGGATTCGCTCGCACTTCTGTTCAAGACCGTCGGACACGACAGATGCTGTTTCGGAACCGAAAGACCCGGATCGGGAGACGGTATCGATCCTGTTTCAGGGCGCCACTACGACGATCTCAAGCCGGTGATCGAGGCGCTTCCTTCACTTGATCAGGCTGCGCTAAACGGTGTTTTCGAAGGCAATGCCCGTCGATTGTTTTCGCGTCTCGACGTTTGA
- a CDS encoding RidA family protein: MTRRSIEVEGLHHSGNPIPAASRVDRLVVTGGVYGLDPATGEVAVEAADQVRLTFWQLGRILAAAGACFDDVAKLTFYVKTKELRPTINEWWLTHFPDPYSRPARHMLVYDDLPGKILIQCEAMAIVPDDA; this comes from the coding sequence GTGACACGACGCAGCATCGAAGTTGAAGGCCTTCACCATTCCGGCAATCCGATCCCTGCCGCGAGCCGGGTGGACCGTCTTGTCGTGACAGGTGGGGTCTACGGTTTGGATCCGGCAACCGGTGAAGTGGCGGTGGAGGCTGCCGATCAAGTCCGCCTGACGTTTTGGCAACTGGGCCGGATTTTGGCAGCCGCAGGTGCGTGTTTCGACGATGTTGCCAAACTGACCTTCTATGTGAAGACGAAAGAACTTCGGCCGACAATCAACGAATGGTGGCTCACCCACTTTCCCGATCCTTACTCGCGGCCGGCCCGGCATATGCTGGTTTACGATGACCTCCCGGGCAAAATCCTGATCCAGTGCGAAGCGATGGCGATTGTGCCGGACGATGCCTGA
- a CDS encoding RraA family protein, with protein sequence MPEDIPPSSCFVAAQSVADFDTCTISDALDKLGFRGAVAGIVRLTANRQRIAGRVVTVKLGPAMEGLPKRHLGASAIMAAQPGEIVVVEHRGRTDASGWGGLLSRGALRKGIAGVIVDGACRDLDESSELGFPVFGRAVVPLTARGRVAEHDWGCPVTIGSIVVNPGDWVVADGSGVVFVEQQHLDKVLAEAERIQGRETAMITALEQGAPIDRVMGANYEDMLK encoded by the coding sequence ATGCCTGAAGACATCCCCCCTTCGTCTTGTTTTGTTGCTGCCCAGAGTGTCGCCGATTTTGACACTTGCACCATTTCAGACGCGCTCGACAAACTCGGTTTCCGCGGCGCCGTCGCGGGAATCGTCCGGTTGACCGCAAACAGACAACGAATTGCCGGCAGGGTTGTCACCGTGAAACTCGGACCCGCGATGGAAGGACTGCCCAAACGGCACTTGGGTGCCTCTGCCATAATGGCGGCACAACCGGGCGAGATAGTGGTGGTCGAACATCGCGGCAGGACCGATGCCTCGGGCTGGGGTGGCTTGCTGAGCCGGGGAGCGCTTCGGAAAGGCATTGCGGGGGTGATCGTCGACGGAGCCTGTCGCGATCTGGATGAAAGCAGCGAGCTTGGATTCCCAGTCTTCGGCCGCGCAGTTGTTCCCCTTACAGCGCGCGGACGGGTCGCGGAGCATGACTGGGGCTGCCCCGTCACAATCGGCAGCATTGTGGTCAATCCCGGCGATTGGGTTGTCGCGGATGGAAGCGGAGTCGTGTTCGTCGAGCAGCAGCACCTGGACAAAGTGCTGGCGGAGGCGGAGCGCATTCAGGGCCGCGAAACAGCCATGATCACCGCGCTTGAGCAAGGCGCTCCAATCGATCGGGTGATGGGCGCGAACTACGAAGATATGTTGAAATAG
- a CDS encoding RraA family protein, with protein sequence MIEEALVTRLNAVGVTALSDALDRLAISGQAIGILPVARGMKFAGPAFTVQMLPVGLTQGIVGDYIDDVPKGAVVAIDNGGKLNQTVWGDILTRVAHRMGVAGTVIDGVCRDSDCCVSLDYPVFSRSVTMRTAKDRSTAHAYDVPIQLADVRIEPGDWLVGDSDGVVAIPVGRVEEVVAIAEEVEAAEQAILAAVDAGMRLDEARRAGGYHALQSRAV encoded by the coding sequence ATGATCGAGGAAGCACTTGTTACGCGACTGAATGCAGTGGGCGTAACCGCTTTGTCCGATGCGCTGGATCGCCTGGCGATCAGCGGCCAGGCGATTGGCATCCTGCCGGTAGCACGGGGGATGAAGTTTGCGGGACCAGCCTTCACGGTTCAGATGCTTCCAGTCGGACTGACGCAGGGAATAGTCGGAGACTATATCGACGACGTGCCGAAGGGCGCAGTGGTTGCAATCGACAACGGCGGTAAGTTAAATCAGACCGTCTGGGGTGATATCTTGACCCGTGTGGCGCACAGAATGGGCGTCGCGGGGACGGTGATCGATGGGGTCTGTCGCGACAGCGATTGCTGTGTTTCGCTGGATTACCCGGTGTTTTCCCGCAGCGTCACAATGCGGACTGCCAAAGATAGATCCACAGCGCACGCCTATGATGTGCCCATTCAACTTGCCGACGTTCGAATAGAGCCTGGCGATTGGCTGGTGGGCGATTCCGATGGAGTCGTTGCAATTCCAGTGGGCCGGGTCGAGGAAGTCGTCGCGATCGCCGAAGAAGTCGAAGCAGCCGAACAGGCAATCCTTGCCGCCGTTGATGCGGGAATGCGCCTGGACGAAGCCCGGCGCGCCGGTGGGTATCACGCGCTTCAGTCACGTGCGGTTTGA
- a CDS encoding fatty acid desaturase, producing the protein MATSVFPTTKEEYFEQLRQPPLLAWPTALLFVVSMLGIGTVWYLALTGQIALWQGAIANGLLTYLLFSVIHDASHCSLSRVGWLNESIGAIGLFFLFPYAPMVLLRWVHNKHHSFANGPMDPDRFEHEAPWWQVPFRWTFFDGAYIHYFIKHGQSVRKRHGMQLIVFYTFLAVLFAGAVYFGYGLELLMLWFVPSRISLFMIAVVFVILPHYPAVVAQDEDPYMATTMRFGFEWLLTPVLVYQNYHLIHHLYPEIPFYRMHKAYYLRYDEINAQDIPRQTAFGLAPENIEAHRAFRLMKDAMAVPAE; encoded by the coding sequence GTGGCTACGAGCGTTTTTCCGACGACCAAAGAAGAGTATTTCGAGCAGCTGCGGCAGCCGCCGCTGCTGGCATGGCCAACGGCGCTCCTTTTTGTCGTGTCGATGCTGGGGATCGGTACCGTCTGGTATCTGGCGCTGACCGGGCAAATCGCGCTTTGGCAAGGCGCAATCGCCAACGGCCTGCTCACCTATCTGCTGTTCAGCGTTATCCACGATGCGTCGCATTGTTCGCTGTCGCGCGTCGGTTGGCTGAACGAATCGATCGGGGCGATCGGTCTGTTCTTTCTTTTTCCCTATGCGCCGATGGTTCTGTTGCGGTGGGTGCACAACAAGCATCACAGCTTCGCCAACGGCCCGATGGATCCGGATCGGTTTGAGCACGAAGCCCCGTGGTGGCAGGTGCCCTTCCGCTGGACGTTCTTCGACGGCGCCTACATCCATTATTTCATCAAGCATGGGCAATCGGTGCGCAAGCGGCACGGCATGCAGCTGATCGTCTTCTACACCTTCCTGGCGGTGCTGTTCGCCGGAGCGGTCTATTTCGGCTATGGGCTTGAGCTGTTGATGCTGTGGTTCGTCCCATCGCGCATCTCGCTGTTCATGATTGCTGTGGTGTTCGTCATTCTGCCGCACTATCCCGCCGTGGTCGCCCAGGACGAAGATCCCTACATGGCGACGACGATGCGGTTCGGGTTCGAATGGCTGCTGACCCCGGTGCTGGTCTATCAGAACTACCACCTGATCCATCACCTCTATCCGGAGATCCCCTTCTACCGGATGCACAAGGCCTATTACCTGCGCTACGACGAGATTAACGCGCAAGATATTCCGCGGCAGACCGCCTTCGGGCTGGCGCCGGAAAATATCGAAGCGCACCGGGCTTTCCGGCTGATGAAGGACGCGATGGCGGTTCCCGCCGAATAG